Proteins found in one Macrobrachium nipponense isolate FS-2020 chromosome 4, ASM1510439v2, whole genome shotgun sequence genomic segment:
- the LOC135211502 gene encoding cingulin-like — MVQFFVDFMASDSSACLDEAGNQEDEIDHSGFEGDHVSGNEVEYGRSRNEEVDHPDSAEETRNLDTSRKFEEVIKENENLFLRFEKERLEKDQLIDELLDKVEGMTVAGLQMEEHIRQLERLNKEKERKKESAQCPKRCRSWKSEMIENKRRRSQDVQRKENEERDQMLIILENTVSVLSMEKDTLHRNLQQNDKSRDEMQIKMNKLNQDLEGLRKENGRKEKNIEKLKRENENKTLRMKGLEDELQVLTIQTQMAHENLKELDQCKRELAEKNEELEKLRKHNLQKDSEILRLENECTQKQLEVSGLLKESKSVVAEQPTANGKMNDLIRRIVQLEFDLAETKEQLETRVFEEMEALIEIVRPQEEILAQDTKIRCLGKVKILNGPKNYKEKEVCRREKTVTEAEDKKASDKTLCLKKPQINCRALYQQMDSIEEELRQIKGLQRPSAGTKRHSKAPNETPSIEKPLNRDELHQKMGLISAANLQRLERDAKMVRELYKINAVT; from the coding sequence ATGGTTCAGTTCTTTGTCGATTTCATGGCCTCGGACAGCTCTGCCTGTCTTGATGAGGCTGGAAATCAGGAGGACGAAATTGATCACTCTGGCTTTGAAGGAGACCATGTTTCGGGTAACGAAGTAGAATACGGACGTTCCAGGAATGAAGAAGTCGACCATCCAGATAGTGCAGAAGAAACAAGGAATTTGGATACAAGTCGGAAGTTCGAGGAagtaattaaggaaaatgaaaatcttttcttgaggtttgagaaagagagattagAAAAGGATCAGCTGATCGACGAATTACTGGACAAGGTAGAGGGCATGACCGTAGCAGGACTGCAGATGGAAGAACACATCAGACAACTCGAAcgattaaacaaagaaaaggaaagaaagaaagaatcagCTCAATGTCCGAAGAGATGCAGAAGCTGGAAAAGCGAAATGATTGAAAACAAAAGGCGAAGGTCACAAGATGTCCAAAGGAAGGAAAACGAGGAGAGAGACCAGATgctaattattttggaaaacacggTCTCAGTGCTCTCGATGGAGAAGGACACTTTGCATCGAAATCTACAGCAAAACGATAAAAGCCGAgacgaaatgcaaataaaaatgaacaagctgAATCAGGACCTGGAAGGACTTCGAaaagagaatggaaggaaagaaaagaacatagaaaagctgaagagggagaacgagaaCAAGACCTTGAGGATGAAAGGTTTAGAGGACGAGTTACAAGTCCTCACCATTCAGACACAGATGGCCCACGAAAATTTGAAAGAGCTCGACCAATGTAAAAGAGAATTAGCTGAGAAAAACGAGGAACTGGAAAAGCTGAGAAAACATAACTTGCAGAAGGATAGCGAGATCCTTCGACTGGAAAATGAATGCACCCAGAAACAATTGGAAGTCAGCGGTTTACTGAAAGAATCTAAATCTGTTGTAGCAGAACAACCGACGGcaaatggaaagatgaatgacCTGATTAGGAGGATAGTTCAACTTGAATTCGACCTTGCTGAGACGAAGGAGCAACTAGAGACCAGGGTTTTTGAAGAGATGGAAGCATTAATAGAAATCGTAAGACCCCAAGAAGAGATCTTGGCGCAGGATACAAAGATCAGATGCTTAGGAAAGGTCAAAATCCTTAATGGACCaaagaattataaagaaaaggaAGTTTGCAGAAGAGAGAAGACGGTAACGGAAGCTGAAGACAAAAAGGCTTCGGATAAAACTCTGTGTCTGAAGAAGCCCCAGATCAACTGCAGAGCCCTCTACCAGCAAATGGACAGCATCGAGGAAGAACTTCGACAAATCAAAGGATTGCAACGACCTTCAGCTGGCACCAAGAGGCACTCAAAGGCCCCAAATGAAACTCCATCAATTGAGAAGCCTCTAAACAGAGATGAATTGCACCAGAAAATGGGGCTGATATCTGCAGCCAACCTCCAACGACTGGAGCGAGATGCTAAAATGGTCCGAGAACTCTACAAGATAAACGCCGTCACGTAA